CCAAGGTTGAGTTACTGACCCTATTTATCAATTCCGTAACATCATACACTGGCATCCCGAGTCTGGTCAATTTATGCCTATATTCTTCATAGCCATGCTCTATGAGTAAAGCATTCACAAACTCCCTAATCAACGGTGCAGTTAGATACATCGTTTGGAATTTGTGGAGCCTCGCTTCAGCTTCACTGGCGATCTTTTCAGCTAACTCTACAGGCATACCAGCCTCTTTTACTAAAGATTGCAGTATTTTATCCGGATTGAATTCTTCCATGGTATGGCGTGAAGTTCTGACGTGAAGCTTCCCACTTTCTATAGCAGACCGCTCCTCGATCTGTCGGGTAAAGTTAAGGATGAGCCTCCCAAGATTTGTAATGGTATATCTCCTCTCCGACCGATTTAATGTAATGAGCATCTGTTTGACCAACTTTCTTAAATGGTAAGCAAACTTCCCAGACTCCTTCTTCGATTTAAATCCGGAGAGTGTCTTAAGTTCTGAGTAGGTTAAAGGACCTTTCGTGTTCAAAATACGTAATATCTCTAACCTATTTGGGGATGCAATAACGGAGTAGATCGCTTTAGCCCTCTTAGAAGATGGTTGCATACTCATAAGCTATTTTAAACAATTAGTATTTAACTCTAGCAATTTATAGGATGAGAAAAATAAAATCGTGTGTTGCATCGATCGAACCGATTGAGTCTTAATTCAAACCACCAGTATCGCTATCTTATTCATTCTACTCGTCTACAAAATTTATTTATATAATCGAATACTAACCTTCTCGCACCCTCCAATTTCTCTTCATCTATACCTGGAACACCACACACCATAAACAGGACATCTCTAGTCTCTTCGGTAACCTTTGAAAAATCCGCATCTCTATAAGGATATATGGCAATTAGATTATCTTCATCGGTCACTACTACTTCACAGCCTTTCAAGACCATAGGTTGATCCATACCTATGCCGAGGAACCTTTCATTCGGGCGTGCAAACCTCATCCTTAAATCCCCTTTCAATTTACTCATATCGAAGGCTGCCAGTGCGATTCCGGTGTTGATAGAAACTAAATTGTACGTATCTACGACGGTATTGATCTGAGGAATCCCTTTCCCTCCTAAGATCCTTCTGATCAACGCTTCCGCAGCTGGGCGTATCTTCGTAGGATCTATACCAATCTTCCAAAAGAAATCACGATAAAGTCTGAATATTTTGATATCCTTTAACCCTTCTAACGTATATTCTTCCTTAACTCTCTTATACACCTGTTCCTTAAACTCTTCGAGTTGAGGGTTCGATCTCTCCACCTTTAATCCTCTTATAGGCTGAATTAGGACCTTAAGGTCTGGAAATTTAGAAATAATATCTTGCTCCAGAATGATTCGCATATTAGTTAGAAGAGCGTTGGAAGGCTTTTTATTTTTTATTCTACTTAGTGTTTATGAAGGTTACTTTTAAAAATACGCCATACTTTAGCAAAAGAAAACCATTATTAACACTTTACAGAACAGATGTTTATGGGGCAAA
The DNA window shown above is from Nitrososphaerales archaeon and carries:
- a CDS encoding phenylalanine--tRNA ligase beta subunit-related protein is translated as MERSNPQLEEFKEQVYKRVKEEYTLEGLKDIKIFRLYRDFFWKIGIDPTKIRPAAEALIRRILGGKGIPQINTVVDTYNLVSINTGIALAAFDMSKLKGDLRMRFARPNERFLGIGMDQPMVLKGCEVVVTDEDNLIAIYPYRDADFSKVTEETRDVLFMVCGVPGIDEEKLEGARRLVFDYINKFCRRVE